The Caminicella sporogenes DSM 14501 DNA window TTAATAATGGCTATTTTCGTCCCATTATCAGCGCCGCTTGCTTTAAAATATCATTCTCCATTTTTAATCTTTGATTTTCTTTTCTGAGTCTTATTAGCTCATTTTCTTCTTGGCTTCTATTGTCTTTTGCTTTAAATGAGCCTGATGTTGTATCTAGTAAAAAAATTAATAGATGATAAAGAAAAAAGATTATTTCTAACAAAATATCCATGGAATAAATAGGTAATAAAATTTAAGCCTTTGATGACCTAACGCTTATAATTTAATTATTCAACAAGTTATATAATTATGAAATTATATCGTTTTATCTATTTTTTTGAAATTTCAAAGGAAATAAATGATAAAAATAGAATATATAAACATAAAAATATAAAATTGTAGGAGGATGGCAGTGAGATTAAGTATAGAATTTTCATTTAAAAATAAATTAGTATTACCAATACACTACAATCATATTTTACAAGGATTTATCTATAAAAATATTTCTGATAATGCATTTAGACGTTTTTTGCATGATGAAGGTTATAAATATGAAAAAAGGAGTTTTAAGTTATTTACTTTTTCAAGGGTATTTGGACCATTTAAAATGGACAAGCAGTCTAATACAATAATATTTTCATCTCCTATTAAGTTAGTGGTTTCATCAATACTAGATGATTTTATTAATGATTTTGCTAGTACATTGATAAAAAAAGACAATCTCGTTTTAGGAAAAACTCAAATAAGATTAGAAAAAATAGAAGTATTTTCTAATCGTGAAATAGAAGAAGAGGTTGTTATAAAAATGCTGTCTCCAGCAGTTACATACAGTACAGTTGATATTCATGGCAAGAAAAAAACGATTTATTACAAGCCCGGAGATGGAGTTTTTTCTGAATTAGCATATAAAAATTTGCAGAAAAAATATAAATCTTTTTATAGAAAAGATATGCCAGAATGTGAATTTTCAGTAAATCCAATTAATGATGAGAAAATAAAATTAATTTTAGCTAATTATAGAGGATTTATCATTAAAGGCTGGATAGGTGAATTTATAATGAAAGGTTCTAAAGAACTAATTAAATTAGCTTATGATACGGGATTAGGAAGTAAAAACGCTCAAGGATTTGGGTGTTTTGAGATAGTAGATGTAAGGAGGTGAACTGATGGAATTAAATGCTGTATCTGAACTTGGGAAGAAAAGATTAGAGGATATTATGAAGAAAAAAGTAGGAGATGTATTAGAGTTATTTGTCGAAAATCCAAATGATAACGGTACATACAATACTGTATTAGAAATAACTTTAAATAAAGATTTTGACTATATAGGAATAAATATAGCTGAGTTTAGAAAAGATTTTATTTTAAAATATCTATATAAAAAAGGTGCGACTAATGGAGCTGATTATACACCGACTGCTAGATTAACAACACCTGAAAAAACATTTAATAAGAAAATATTAAAATGTCTAGAAGATACAATTAAAGAATATAAAGGACACAGTGAAAAAGATATGATAAAAAAATTATTAGACACCTTAAAAGATAATCAAGAAAAAATAATAAATGATATTAAAGGCAGTATAAATTCAAAAAACAAATATATTTTGACAGTTAAGTATGATGAAAAATATATTGGCGAATTTGAAATATTTAAAGAAAAAGTTAAAAACCAAGCCATAAAAAGTTATTATCTAATAGATAAAAAAGAATCAAAAGGAAAAAACAAAAAGTGTTCAATTTGTAAAAAAGAGAAAGAAGAAGTTTTTGGTAATGCTAATATATTTAAGTTTTATACTGTAGATAAAAAAGGATATGTAGCAGGTGGTTTCAAAAAATTAGATTCGTGGAAGAATTTTCCTGTATGTGAAGATTGTGCGATTAATCTTGAACTTGGCAAAAAATATCTTGATGAAAATTTAAAGTTTAAGTTTCAAGGAAGAGATTTTTATTTAATACCTAAACTTCTTTATAAAAAAAATTTAGATAAGGTATTAAAAACTCTAACAAAATTAGATGATAGAAATATTGATGATAGATATGAAAATGCAGAAGAAATGATTATAAAAAGGCTTTCAAAAGTGGAAGATTATGCGACTTTCGATATGCTTTTCTTTGAAGTAAATAATTCTGCTCTTAATATCAAACTTAATGTACAAGAAATTTTGCCTTCAAGATTTAGAAAAATATATGAAAATATGACAAAAATAAATTCTATTTTTAGTAGTAGCGAGATTAGTGAGAATATTAAAGTGAATTTTTCATTTTTAAATACATTATTCCCAAGAAAGACGTACAATAGATATTTTCTTGAAACTATTGATATTATACTTTCTGACAAGGAAATTGATTATAAGTTTATAATATCTCATATCTGTAATCACATTATAGAAAAATTTAATCAGGATGAAGGAAAATATTTTTATTATGAAACTATTAAATCGTATGGATTTTTAATGTATTTAAGATTATTAGGCGTTTTGTTTAAAGAAAAAGGGCAGGTGAAAATTATGGATAAAATGGAGTGGAATATAGCTAATTATAATTCAAAAGAAGAATTATTTGAAAATTTATTTAATGAAAATATGGATTTTTTTACTACTCCTGATAAAAAAGCTGTATTTTTATTAGGATTTTTAACTCAAAAATTACTAAATTTACAGTATGCTAAAGAAAAGAGGAAACCGTTTATAAGTAGATTAAAAGGATTGAGATTATCTAAAAAAGATATAAAAAGACTACTTCCAGAAATACAAAATAAGTTTATAGAATATGATGCAGAATATTATAGAGATATACAAGCTTTAGCATCTAAATACTTACTTGAAGCTGGAGAAAAATGGACAATTTCAGAACTTGATATACCATTCTATTTTTCATTAGGTATGAATTTAGAAAGACACATTATATTAACTGATAAGGAGGAATATGAAGATGATTAATAGAAGCGAAATAATTTTTTTATACGATATTAAAGATAATAATCCAAATGGTGACCCAATAGATCAAAATAAACCTAGAATTGATGAAGAAACAGGTATAAATATAGTTACCGATGTAAGGTTAAAGAGAACTATAAGAGATTATTTATATGATTATTTGGGAAAAGAAATTTTTGTTAGAGAAATTAGGAACGAACAAGGCAAAGTACAAGATGGTAAAATAAGAGCTAAAGATTTTGGAAAGAAAAAAGAAGATATTATACAAAATATTTTACAACAGTGTATAGATGTAAGATTGTTTGGTGCTACTATACCATTAGACAAAGATTCAGTTACTTTTA harbors:
- the cas6 gene encoding CRISPR-associated endoribonuclease Cas6, giving the protein MRLSIEFSFKNKLVLPIHYNHILQGFIYKNISDNAFRRFLHDEGYKYEKRSFKLFTFSRVFGPFKMDKQSNTIIFSSPIKLVVSSILDDFINDFASTLIKKDNLVLGKTQIRLEKIEVFSNREIEEEVVIKMLSPAVTYSTVDIHGKKKTIYYKPGDGVFSELAYKNLQKKYKSFYRKDMPECEFSVNPINDEKIKLILANYRGFIIKGWIGEFIMKGSKELIKLAYDTGLGSKNAQGFGCFEIVDVRR
- a CDS encoding TIGR02556 family CRISPR-associated protein, whose amino-acid sequence is MELNAVSELGKKRLEDIMKKKVGDVLELFVENPNDNGTYNTVLEITLNKDFDYIGINIAEFRKDFILKYLYKKGATNGADYTPTARLTTPEKTFNKKILKCLEDTIKEYKGHSEKDMIKKLLDTLKDNQEKIINDIKGSINSKNKYILTVKYDEKYIGEFEIFKEKVKNQAIKSYYLIDKKESKGKNKKCSICKKEKEEVFGNANIFKFYTVDKKGYVAGGFKKLDSWKNFPVCEDCAINLELGKKYLDENLKFKFQGRDFYLIPKLLYKKNLDKVLKTLTKLDDRNIDDRYENAEEMIIKRLSKVEDYATFDMLFFEVNNSALNIKLNVQEILPSRFRKIYENMTKINSIFSSSEISENIKVNFSFLNTLFPRKTYNRYFLETIDIILSDKEIDYKFIISHICNHIIEKFNQDEGKYFYYETIKSYGFLMYLRLLGVLFKEKGQVKIMDKMEWNIANYNSKEELFENLFNENMDFFTTPDKKAVFLLGFLTQKLLNLQYAKEKRKPFISRLKGLRLSKKDIKRLLPEIQNKFIEYDAEYYRDIQALASKYLLEAGEKWTISELDIPFYFSLGMNLERHIILTDKEEYEDD